The sequence GCAACCTTGAACGTTTGCTTTATCATATTACGGGTGGTGACTGTGCTCAGGTTAAGCAGTGGATGGAACAGCTCCGTTTTGACGGCCATTATCGCGTTCGGGACGAGGATCTTGCGCGGATTCAGGAAATATTTTGGGCAGGCTGGGCTGATGATGCCATGACGCTTACTACTATTAAGGAAGTATACAAAGAGCACCGCTACTTGCTTGATCCTCACACCGCTGTTGCCTGGCAGGTCCTCCGCGAGTACCGGGAAAAGACGAATGACGCTACGCCGACGGTTGTCGTATCGACGGCCAGTCCCTTTAAATTTAATGCCAGCGTACTGTCCGCCCTTACCGACGGCAAGCAGGCGGACGGTGACGAATTCGCGATGCTACGCCAATTATCCGAGCTCACTGGGTGGCCTATTCCACCTGCATTAGCCGCTCTCGCCCAAAAACCCGTCCGGCACCGCCGTTTATGTGATCGGGGAGAAATGAAAACGACAGTACAAGACATATTATGTTAAAGCATTAAGATAGCCGTTGGTGGCTATCTTTTTTTATCTCACGGCAGTGATAAGGAAAAATTTGTCATGCGATTAAGTTAGCAGCATAAATTAATTATAAAATATGTTATGCTGTTTGGCGCGAATTTACGGAATGTGTCAAAATAATGCTTTTACATATGAAATAAGTATGCTATAATTGGCATCGGTTGACCATAAATATAAGTGAAACAGATGAAAGGGGAATGACGATGGTCGCCATCAATGGACTTGAGATGGCAAGACAGGTTTATTACAACCTGACTCCGGCGCAGTTAGTAGAACTAGCCTTTGGGCGCGGTGAGGCGATCTTGACTGATAGTGGCGCACTGCGGGTAACGACAGGCAAGTATACGGGTAGGTCACCCAACGACAAGTTTATTGTCGATTCACCTGCCGTCCATAATGACATTGCCTGGGGAACCAACAAGCCCTTTGACAGCGAAAAATTTGAGCGTCTCTACCATCGGATGCTGGCTTATTTACAGAATCGCGAAGTCTTTGTATTCGACGGTTTTGCCGGCGCAGATGAACAGCATCGCATCGCCGTCCGTTTTATCAATGAATTTGCCTGGCAGAATCTTTTTGTTCACCAATTGTTTGTCCGTCCCCAAGGCCCGGTAAGCGGTTTTACCCCCGATTTTCAGGTTATCTGCCTGCCTGGATTTAAGGCCGTGCCGGAAATTGACGGCACCAACTCCGAAGCATTCGTCATTCTCAATTTTGAGCGCCGCATGGTGCTTATTGGCGGCACGCATTACGCCGGTGAAATGAAAAAATCGATTTTTACGGTCATGAACTACCTGCTTCCTAAAAAAGGTGTTCTGTCCATGCACTGCTCGGCCAATGTTGGCGTCAAAGGCGATGCGGCCCTGTTTTTTGGTCTTAGTGGCACCGGAAAGACCACTCTTTCCGCCGACCCTAACCGCCGGCTAATTGGCGATGACGAGCACGGCTGGAACGACGACGGTATCTTCAATATTGAAGGCGGTTGCTACGCAAAGTGCATTAGGCTAAGCCGGGAAAATGAGCCGCAAATCTGGGAGGCCATCCGTTTCGGCGCCGTGCTGGAGAATGTGGTGATTGACCATGCTACCCGCAAACCAGACTATGACAGTGATGCAATAACCGAGAACACACGGGCCGCCTATCCCATCGATTACATCCCCAACGCCCTTATTCCGGGTATT comes from Sporolituus thermophilus DSM 23256 and encodes:
- the pckA gene encoding phosphoenolpyruvate carboxykinase (ATP) produces the protein MVAINGLEMARQVYYNLTPAQLVELAFGRGEAILTDSGALRVTTGKYTGRSPNDKFIVDSPAVHNDIAWGTNKPFDSEKFERLYHRMLAYLQNREVFVFDGFAGADEQHRIAVRFINEFAWQNLFVHQLFVRPQGPVSGFTPDFQVICLPGFKAVPEIDGTNSEAFVILNFERRMVLIGGTHYAGEMKKSIFTVMNYLLPKKGVLSMHCSANVGVKGDAALFFGLSGTGKTTLSADPNRRLIGDDEHGWNDDGIFNIEGGCYAKCIRLSRENEPQIWEAIRFGAVLENVVIDHATRKPDYDSDAITENTRAAYPIDYIPNALIPGIAGHPKTVIFLTADAFGVLPPVAKLTKEQAMYHFLSGYTSKLAGTERGITEPEATFSACFGAPFLPLSPLVYAKLLGEKLEKHNTSVFLINTGWSGGPYGTGKRMNIPYTRAMVTAAIEGLLDKVPYELDPVFNVYVPTECPGVPSDLLKPRNTWADKDAYDRQAQELARLFAKNFTKFSDNIPVEIAAAGPRTV